The sequence TGCTCACCGGCATCCCGAAGGGCGCGTCCGGCAACCGCGGCACGATCGCGACCGACAACCGCGGCGCGCTGCTGGTCGCGACGGGTGACGCGGGCAGCCCGAACGCCGCCGCCGACCCGAACTCGCTGGCCGGCAAGGTGCTGCGCATCGACACGTCCGGCAAGGCCGCGGCGGGCAACCCGAACGGTTCCCTGACCGTGGCCGCCGGCCTCCACGCCCCCGGCGGCCTGTGCGCTTCGGCCGACGGCAGCCGCGTCTGGGTCACCGACCGGCTCGCCGACAAGGACGCCCTCTACCGCCTGCAGGCCGGCCAGCCGCTGACGACGCCGGCGTGGACGTGGCCGGACAAGCCGGGCGTCGCGGGCTGCGCCGACTTCGTCGACGCCAACGGCTCGGTCTCGGTCGGCACGTCGCTGGCCGGGAACCTGCAGAACCTGCCGGTCACCCCGGAGGGCGCGGTCAGTGGCAAGCCGACGGTCAGCCTCGACGGCAAGACGGGCAAGCCGCCGGTGACGTACGGGCGCCTCGCCGGGATGAGCATGATCAACCCGCAGCTCGCGGTGGCCGGCACGGTCAACAAGGACGGCGGCGCGCCGGTGTCGAGCGACGACCGCGTCGTCCTGATCACCCCGGCGACCTCCGGCGGCGGCAACGGCAAGGACTGACCGGACACCCACCCGTCGGCGGCTCAGCTCAGCGGCTTCAGCTCCACTCGCCGCCCTTCCGCCGACGACGTCAGCCCAGCTTCGGCGAGCTGCAGCCCCCGGGCCGCCGAGAAGAAGTCGTAGCGGTGTTGCCGCCCGGCGACCACGTCCCGGACGAACTCCTCCCACTGCGCCTTGAAGCCGTTGTCGAACTCGGCGTTGTCCGGCACCTCCTGCCACAGCTCGCGGAACGGCTCGGTCGCGGGCAGGTCGGGGTTCCACACCGGCTTCGGCGTCGCGGACCGGTGCTGGACCCGGCAGCGCCGCAGCCCGGCGACGGCGCTGCCCTCGGTGCCGTCGACCTGGAACTCGACGAGCTCGTCGCGGAACACCCGCGTCGACCACGACGAGTTGATCTGCGCGACGACCCCGGATTCCAGCTCGAAGATCCCGTACGCGGCGTCGTCGGCCGTAGCCGCATAGGCGTCACCCTGCTCGTCCCACCTGCGCGGAATGTGCGTTGTCGCTTTCGCGGTCACGGCCTCGACGCGGCCGAAGAGGTTCTCGAGGACGTAGTTCCAGTGGCAGAACATGTCGAGCACGATCCCGCCGCCGTCCTCGGCGCGGTAGTTCCAGCTCGGGCGCTGCGCCTCCTGCCAGTCGCCCTCGAAGACCCAGTAGCCGAACTCGCCCCGCACCGACAGGACCCGCCCGAAGAACCCGCCGTCGATCAGCCGGCGCAGCTTCCGCAGCCCGGGCAGGAACAGCTTGTCGTGGACGACGCCGTGGCAGATCCCGGCGTCCCGCGCGAGCCCGGCCAGCTCCAGCGCCGATGTCAGTTTTTCGGCAAGGGGCTTCTCGGCGTAGACGTGCTTGCCCGCGGCGATGGCCGCCCGCACCGACGGCTCCCGCGCCGACGTCAGCTGCGCGTCGAAGTAGATGCCGACGTCCCCCAGCGCGGAGTCCGGGTCGGTGGTCCACGCGGTCAGCCCGTGCCGCCCGGCGAGGTCCTTGAGCTTCCCGGCGTTGCGCCCGGCGAGGATCGGCTCGAGCTGCACGCGGCTGCCGTCCGGCAGGGCCACGCCACCCTGGTCGCGGATCGCCAGTACCGACCGGAGCAGATGCTGCCGGTAGCCCATCCGGCCGGTGACCCCGTTGAGCAGCACTCCGATACTGGGCTGGTTCATCACTGCCGGCCTTCCTGGTCGATGTCGTATTCCGCGCGACGGCCGCACATGCCGTAGCCGTCCGGGTTCGAAGGTGCCGCGACCCGGACCCCAGACTGCTCGAGGTGGCTCCCGTCGCCGCCGGCGAGCGCCGCGAGGTGCGCCCCGGTCAGCTCGGCGGCCCGCAACGCCCCGGCCCGCCACCGCGGAACCCAGTCGCCGATTTTCGGCGAAACGAGCGCGACGGCCGCCCGGTGGAACTCCCGCAGCGGCCCTGGGTCGCCGTCCCGCAGCGCCTCCCGCAGCGGCAGGTAGCCACGAATCGCCAGGTCACGGCGTCGGCGAGCGGCGTGGTCGGTTTTCGGCAACGCCGCGGCCTCGGCGTAGGCGGCCGGGTCGGCGAGCACGTCGGGCGGAAACGTGAACACCGCGTCCCCCGCTTCGGGCAGTCCGCTGTTCTGCATCAGCACCGTGACGCGCAGCCCGTCTTCCTGGACCATCCGGTGCACGGTCCCCGGCGCGAACCACGCGATCACGCCGGCTTCCAGCGGCGTCTCGTCGTAGCCGCCGACGCTCAACGTCTGGACCGCCCCGCGGCCGCCGGTGACGACGTACGCCTCGGTGCAGGCGAGGTGCAGGTGCGGGCTGCCGCCGCACACCCCATCCTCCGCCGCCCAGTCGTAGGCGCGCAGGTGCGAGACCCCGATTCCACCTGGAAGTGGGAACGCGTTCATGACCACCCGTGCCGATCGAGGTAGCCGGTCACCCGATCGCGGTCCCACGCCCCATCGGCGACGACGATCCGGTAGCGGTAGGTGAAGCTCTCCCCCGGCTCCAGTGTGAATTCGTCGAAAAACGCCCACGAGAAAGCGACCATGGGTGTCTCCCGCGAGCGGACGAACCAGTGGGACTCGTGGATCGCCTGGTCGTTTTCCGGCGAATGCGCGAAGACCAGCGTGGAGTGCGCGTCGACGTCGTCGTGCTCGCCGACGAACGCCAGCCACGGCGCCTGCGCGCCCATCATGTCTTCGCCGCCGAGCCCGCCGGGCCCGAGGACGCGCCCGCCGCTGAAGTCGCGCGGCCCCCGCCAATGCAGCCCGGTGTACCCGGCCAGCTCGCGACCGGCGGTCGTCGGGCTGCCGAACTCGAGCGGGGTGTCCCGGACGTTGGTCAGCTCGATCCCCCAGTCCAGCGCCCAGGCCCCTTCGTCCGGCTCGACCGAGTGGACGACGAGGTCGCGCCGCTCCCGCGCCCACTCCGCACCGCCGTTGGCGACCCAGGTGAGCCGTTCGGTGAAGCCGAGCCGGTCGGGGTCGACGCTGAAGGCGGCGAAGTCGTCGTGCCGCATCGAGCCGATGCGGTCGGGCAGGTCCCGGTACCAATCGCCGGGAACGTAGGTGTGACCGCCCCAGAAGTTCTGCCCGGACAGGTGGCTGGACGTCATCTGCAGCCCCTTGTGCCACCGGTGGTCGGCTGGTCGGTACCCGCTGACGCGGCGGCCGCCGAGGGTCCGCAGCGGGTGGGTGTAGGGCTTGCGGGACTCGAAGGCCACCGGGTCGGGCTTGTACACATAGGACATCAGCTGGACGCCGCCGGCCTCGACGCTCACGCGCTCCCCGTGCCGGTGCGTGACGGTGATCGCCGCGCTCACGCCGGCGCTCCGGCCATGGACCGGTGGAAGGCGTCACCGGGACCGATCTCCCCGCGGCGCACCCCGAGCCCGGTGGCCGCGGACTTGTACAACGCGGCGACGAACTCCAGCACCCGCCGCCCGTCTTCCCCGCTGCACGGCGGCCGCCGCCCGGCCCGGTGGGCGGCGAGGACAGGAGCGAACGCGGCGGCGTGCGAGCTGACCACGTCGTCCG is a genomic window of Amycolatopsis lexingtonensis containing:
- a CDS encoding PQQ-dependent sugar dehydrogenase — protein: MRTRYRSALLAILACGVLLPAGCARFDDTAAGQSFSPAPVPSPESPPQVQGPGADSGDGGKQARPGQSATPVPPPQGCKDFDPSVISTCLDTVAAVAGLPGDGSAPSALAGERKSGRVLLATAGKDAADFAKLDVQAAGDGGLTGLALSPSYVEDQLVFAYVTTATDNRVVRFAKGQAAKPVLTGIPKGASGNRGTIATDNRGALLVATGDAGSPNAAADPNSLAGKVLRIDTSGKAAAGNPNGSLTVAAGLHAPGGLCASADGSRVWVTDRLADKDALYRLQAGQPLTTPAWTWPDKPGVAGCADFVDANGSVSVGTSLAGNLQNLPVTPEGAVSGKPTVSLDGKTGKPPVTYGRLAGMSMINPQLAVAGTVNKDGGAPVSSDDRVVLITPATSGGGNGKD
- a CDS encoding Gfo/Idh/MocA family protein; translation: MNQPSIGVLLNGVTGRMGYRQHLLRSVLAIRDQGGVALPDGSRVQLEPILAGRNAGKLKDLAGRHGLTAWTTDPDSALGDVGIYFDAQLTSAREPSVRAAIAAGKHVYAEKPLAEKLTSALELAGLARDAGICHGVVHDKLFLPGLRKLRRLIDGGFFGRVLSVRGEFGYWVFEGDWQEAQRPSWNYRAEDGGGIVLDMFCHWNYVLENLFGRVEAVTAKATTHIPRRWDEQGDAYAATADDAAYGIFELESGVVAQINSSWSTRVFRDELVEFQVDGTEGSAVAGLRRCRVQHRSATPKPVWNPDLPATEPFRELWQEVPDNAEFDNGFKAQWEEFVRDVVAGRQHRYDFFSAARGLQLAEAGLTSSAEGRRVELKPLS
- a CDS encoding cupin domain-containing protein, with product MNAFPLPGGIGVSHLRAYDWAAEDGVCGGSPHLHLACTEAYVVTGGRGAVQTLSVGGYDETPLEAGVIAWFAPGTVHRMVQEDGLRVTVLMQNSGLPEAGDAVFTFPPDVLADPAAYAEAAALPKTDHAARRRRDLAIRGYLPLREALRDGDPGPLREFHRAAVALVSPKIGDWVPRWRAGALRAAELTGAHLAALAGGDGSHLEQSGVRVAAPSNPDGYGMCGRRAEYDIDQEGRQ
- a CDS encoding PmoA family protein encodes the protein MSAAITVTHRHGERVSVEAGGVQLMSYVYKPDPVAFESRKPYTHPLRTLGGRRVSGYRPADHRWHKGLQMTSSHLSGQNFWGGHTYVPGDWYRDLPDRIGSMRHDDFAAFSVDPDRLGFTERLTWVANGGAEWARERRDLVVHSVEPDEGAWALDWGIELTNVRDTPLEFGSPTTAGRELAGYTGLHWRGPRDFSGGRVLGPGGLGGEDMMGAQAPWLAFVGEHDDVDAHSTLVFAHSPENDQAIHESHWFVRSRETPMVAFSWAFFDEFTLEPGESFTYRYRIVVADGAWDRDRVTGYLDRHGWS